The genomic window TCCTGTCATTTTGTCTAACATGACAGAGACAGTAAAACAGACACCCTCAGAAAGTAAAAAGAAATTCATGGTTCCATCATTTATTCAGCTTTTTGACACACGCCTCTTTCTTCCATGCAAATCTGTTGAGTCATTTCGGCATGTTTGTGAAAAGTAACTAAAACCCCGTGACACGCCATTACAGAAATTCATGACTCAAGCCCATTGTCTTGAGAAAAATGTGAAGATTTATCCGAAGCACAGGCTCAACCCTTCCACTCAGTTTTGGTAATCAGACAAGTAGAAGCTGATGAATatgatcaaaaaaataaatacaaatgaaaatgcCTGACTCTATGGATCCACTTTGAGATGTAATGCATTCTTGCTTGTTATATAACACCTCAGGGAGTTTCGAAATCAAAATACAAGGCGTACTTTATATGCTTTATTATAATAGAAGAAAAATGAGCCTTGGCTTACAATGATCACGacaatgaagaaaagaaaacatgcatcGGCCCTTTATCTGGACGCGCCCAAACTTCTTTGGGTTCTTTCCTGATATATTTCCAACCCTCCCACCAACTTTCATGAAAATGTGAAGTAGTGTGTAATCCCGTAAACAGAACAAACCcacatcagcaaaaaaaaaaaagaaaaggtaataATATAATCTGTCGAGTGTCGACAGGACCtcagaacagaaaatgagaGCTTTAATAATAATCTACAGCTGCTGGTCTACTTACATTAAATCAGGTCGGTGCTTGTGGATAATGGCACAAAAGGCAAGTCCATCTCTGAATGAGGTTGACATGTTCTTAATTTCCACGCAGGGGTAATGGGCGCATGTGACGCGGCACCAGTCGCGTAAAGCTTTAGGTGATGATGGCACGTCTTCTGAGAGATCTGACATGTTGTTTAgtagaggaaacaggaagcgagCATCTACCTGATATCTTTACGGTTAGACTTGTTGACCGAGTCAGTGAAGGTATTTTCTTTGTTATGCCGCGTTGTTGAGTAAAAGTGGGGAAAATGTCTGCGACTTTCGATCCCTTCGGTGTTTACAGACACAAACTAAAAATTATTATCACGCACAAGAGCAACGTCGCTTTTCACCACAAAACACCGACGAGCTTCTTGGATGCAGAGAAAGGGGGTTCGAACATATCCGGTGCTCCGATGAATCACGATCGATTTGAGAATAAGGTTTTAAAAACTTAAATGTAAATCCCGTTACTTGCTGTTGTGACACTTGGTGGAAATGATCGCTGTCTACCTCTAGATGGAGACGCGGTGTTCCTGCACCCACGGAAGAAAAGGAAGACTTAAAAGCCTCCGTCGACTGGAATTGTTGAAAATTACGCAAgtactttgttttttatttctctgtgtgttttttttcagggGCAGTGATGAGATTTTGAAGTTTATCCGTAGGTTGGTGTGGGTGAAAGAAGTTTATTTACAAATCCCACTACGACAACGCCATGAGCCGCTCTTCTCTGTCTCTTATTGGCTTAATATAACGATGACGTTCGCTTCCGCAGGAGAAATTTAGTCAGTGAGCGGCTACGTGAGGAACGCCCCTTTCATGCCGAACCAATTAGAAGCAGGGTAGTGTAGGCCACGGCGTAAGCATAGTAGGATCAATTAAATTCGTTTTACGGAGGTTATACACATTTTCGGAGTGCCCTCTAATTTTTCAGATGCagtctttccttttttctttacagCGCGACACCCAAATTATATTTGTCTGACCACCTGGTGTAAAAAATATGAGGATTTCTGGGGGAACATTCGGTTTCTAGATGTATAATAACACAGATTAAATTATACCGTATCAAAAATAACCATTCCACTCTTACAAAAAATATAGATTAGTTAAAATTTGATCTGAAAATAACAGAGAAGTATGCGTCGATTcctatttcattatttattgatagCAATAGTTTATCgaaattataataaattaaaactcTTGGGACAAAACCCCGTGAGCTTCCAGATATCGCGAGACCAATAAACCTTATAAATCTCGCAGTAATGGCTGCGCCGCCCGATGCGGAGAGTTTGGAGTCTCGTATCAGTGAGTAATTTAAACGCGTTTACCCGAGCCAGTATTCGCTGGAGACGCTTGGACCTAAACATAATGATCGCCGATTTGTTGCGGCTGACATGACAGGTCGCGACGGCAGAGAGATGACTCAGACCCCATCGTCACATCCAGGATGCTAATTTAGCACTGTAGCTGCTCTGCTTACTAGCTGTCAACACGCAACACAGTCAGGCGTAGCATTAGCTGCACGGCTCGGTGGCTTGCCCACGGAACAGTCGTGGACAACGAGATCGCGAGGGCCGCGTTTTTTAGTCACACAGATTAAATTGCGATTATGGCAATGGTTTGGCCTTAATGCTGTTTTTATGCTCAGAAAGTTCTAGACAGTAATGTGAcactgctagctagctagctaacatgACTGGTGGCTTCTGCACGGtgacatgctgctgttttttgttttttttattattattatttttcggtgacatgctgctgttgtgtggCTTTATGCATTTGAGGAGTCAGCTGGGGACGCCATGGAACTTTCTCATTAGTTTCAAATGCTTTGTTGACATGCTGAGTGTGAAAATACGAAATATCGATTCTCAATTTTTCAACAGAATAAGGTGTGTCCCCTTTAGATGATTATATATGTAATGTGAGACATACTAAAAGTTAAATGCTTATTGTGCCATGTCAGTCAACACTTGGGTGTACTTCTGTATGTATAATATTTAATGTGATTTTTGGGTAGCTGATATAATGCATTAAAATATCTGTCGCCTCATTTGCAAACATTTTAGACCGAGCCACAAACCCACTTAACAGAGACACAGACTGGATCAGCATCCACGCCTTCTGTGACCAGCTCAACAATGATCTGGAAGGGTAAGGGtatattacaatattttttgtacttaatatattaaatattatctTCAGGTTTACTAATCTGGAGATGgaaatttaaatgaattaaatcacCTTGGAACTCAAAATAGATGAATTGGATTCGATGCCTGCATGATGAcacatttctgctgctgaaaaGAAATGAGCTTATAAATCTATCTAAATcatgaatgttgtttttcatctATCTGCTTACTGGCAGGGTTTGTCCGTTTGATGTCTGTGTAATGCGCAGTAAATAACGCTTCTTTATATTTTCCTCagcagtgtttgtttgtgatttgTGTTGCAGACCTCAGCTGGCCACCAGGCTCCTGGCCCATAAGGTCCAGTCTCCACAAGAGTGGGAGGCCTTGCAGGCCTTGCTGGTGGGTTCAGATCTTATGATTTTTatattctttcatttatttatttgctcattTTAAGATGTTTTAAGACTTAATACATTTCAGATTTTGACTGATCTATATTTGCATTCAATAATTAGAAGCTGTGTAGATTTCTGAGCGGCATTGACTTTTTATTTCGTGTCTGACATTGTTTTCTAAGGTTCTGGAAACGTGTATGAAAAGTTGTGGCAAAAGGTTTCACAGTGAAGTGGGCAAATTCCGTTTTCTCAATGAACTCATCAAAGTTGTTTCCCCAAAGGTGAGACTTTAAAAGTTTCTCTCTAACCCCGTCATGTCGACATACCTTTACGGTTTTCCTCAATCCCCACCCTCTCAGTATCTGGGCTCACGGTCACCAGAGCCAGTAAAAAAGAAGGTCTTGGAGTTGATCTATAGCTGGACTCTAGGATTGCCGGATGAAGCAAAGATCTCAGATGCCTATCAGATGCTGAAGAAACAAGGTAAGAAACTATCTATCACCGGTCTAGAGGAGTAGAAGCCACAAGGATGCTTATAGCTTCTTCTGTTCATGTTCTCTCTTTTTAAATCAGGTATTATTAAACAAGATCCAGAGCTTCCACCTGACAAACTACTGAACCTTCCTCCACCCAGACCCAAGAATGCCATAtttgaggatgaggagaagtCAAAGGTAAGGACTTGTCTGACAAGACCATTTACAACCTGGGAATGAATGCAAGCGgttctctcattttctctgcttTGTCAGACGTTATCTCGCCTGTTGAACAGCTCGCACCCCGACGACTTGAAAGCCGCCAACAAACTCATCAAAGAAATGGTGCAAGAGGTAAGACGGTCTTTCCTTCCTCCCGTTACGGATCACACTTTTCTGTTAATGTGTAAccgtatgtttgtgtgtgactttAAGAAAGGGAGTAAAAATGTCAGTGTCGCTCAGCAGGACATGGGTTGGATgtcctgggggggtggggggtggggaggggggggggttgtgtgtctCTGGCAGTGATTCAGCTGGATTCAGTAATTATGTCATGATGTTCAGGGGTTAGAAGAGCTGCTTTTCGCCGATGCTTTTCTAACTCTTGCTTCATGAAAACTCACATTTGTGAACACCTTCTACCATTTgtgaaatttctttttttctgttgttgtagGATCAGAAAAGAGCAGAGAAATTATCAAAGAGGGTGAACACCATTCACGAGGTGAAGGAGAGCGTCGGTCTCCTCACTCAGCTTCTGCAGGATTACGACGGCGCCGCTAGCAATCAGAGCAACGCTGAGCTCATACAGGTGAACTGAAAGACACCGACTTGGAGCCTTAGAGTTTGTGGTGCAATGTGGAGGCGGAGCAGGCAGAAACCTGATCTCCAGCGTGGCGTGTCGTGTTTTTCATTGTCAGGATCTGTACCAGCGCTGTGAGAAAATGAGACCTACGCTGTTCAGACTGGCGAGTGATACAGAGGACAATGACGAGGCTCTGGGTCAGTGTCACACGTAACTACACATCCATTTGTGTGCAGCTGAAGAGTTTAAAGCTCTATTCGTCTCTCTCAGGGCGTTTTGTTATGTTATTGTCACTCATTCAGCTATTTGGGGGTTTAAACAATCTTTCTAAGCTTTAGTACAACACATTTGTAATGTCTTTCCACAGCAGAGATCCTGCAGGCCAATGATAGCCTGACGCACGTCATCAACCTGTACAAGCAGCAGGTGAAGGGGGAGATAGTGAACGGCAACAACACATTAAACGCGCAGAAACAAACAGGTGGGTAGAGGATGTGGAGTCTTCCACAGGTTGCTGAGGGCGTCGCCGGCCCACAGACTGCTGCAGAAACGCTTTTAGATTCAGGAGGCTTTTGAATCGTACTGTCTCACAGGCGGGACGGCGCTATTAGACCTGTCAGGACTGGAGACGTCGCCACAGTCGCTGACCCCCCTCCCAGAGTTCCCCACTCCAACAGACAACCTCAGCGCCCCCTCGCAAGAGATGGGAATCAGTCTTCTGGATGACGAGCTCATGTCACTCGGTAAAAGCACATCTGACACCTCGGACTTCCAGTCATTTGGAATCATGTATGCAGGTTGTTTGAGATGTATTTAGGAATTGAAGTCCAGGTTTAAAAGGTAGACTGAGTCTTTATGTGGACGGCTAAATAGTACAGCCTTATTATTGTATGCCTCAGGATTAAGTGAAGGAACACACACCTCCAATCCTCCCTCTCACCCTGAGgactccacagcctgggactccTTCCAGGTGGGGGTTTCGTTAATTCTAGTAATGACGATCCACGTTAGTGCGCGTCATTCTCTTCGTTCGGCGTGACTGCATTCGGCCGTTACACCGTTTCTCTCGCACTATTTCCAGTCCTCTGACAGCATAGACACCGACATCCCAGCAGCTCCCAGTGTCCTCCTGAGCCCAGACCCGCCCTCCCACTCTCAGCCCCTTTCGTCCTGCTCCACGCCCGGGAACTCGGCCCTGGACGAGCTCGACCTGCTGGGGAAGACGCTGCTGCAGCAGTCTCTGCCTCCAGAGAGCCTGCAGGTCAAATGGTACGAACACGAACAACACTTTTTCAGAATCCTATAAACGTCTACTTTTCAATTGGCATATCGTTTAATTAAACCAACTCAAACACGTCGATGGAATCTCCCATCAACAGGATGCACTTGCAGCGAAAGGAGGATGGAGGTCTTTTCATTCGGATGGTGTAGCATCGTCATGAGAAGCTAACACAAGAACGCTGAGATGTTCATTTCTGTGGTTTTAGGGACAAGCAGCAGTCCAAACCAACCCTGAGGGACCTCCAGAGCAAGTCTGGGTCCAGTGTTGCCCTGAACCCCATCCCGGCCTTCTCTGCCGAACCTCTTGGTGCGACGTTGCTGGATGCGTCCCTGACCCACGCCGAGAATCCTGCTGCAGAAGTCACCCTCGCTGATGTTTCTGTTCCGCTGGAATCCATTAAACCCAGTGAGTGAGCTTTAATGGCTTTCCGCTTCTGCCCGCTTGGAAACACACAGACTCGCTGATTCCCGTCTTTGTCTTCCCCCTCCACAGGTAGTCTTCTCCCCGTGACTGTGTTTGATGGACACAGTCTGCGGGTTCTCTTTCACTTTGCTCGTGACTCGCCTCCGTCTCGTCCCGATGTGCTGGTGGTGATCGTCTCCATGCTGTCGTCCGCTCCCGTCCCCGTCGCCAACATAAGCTTCCAGATCACAGCTCCAAAGGTCAGCGTCTAGGAAGCGTATCATTTTCCTAAATCTGCAGCTAATTTACCGTGTCtgctttgtttgattttttttctttctaatgcCAGACTATGGCAGCGAAGCTGCAGCCTCCATCAGGAACGGAGCTCCCGGCTTTCAACCCCATCCTTCCTCCCGCTGCCGTCACACAGATCCTCCTGCTGGCAAACCCCAACAAGGTGAGCCAACAGTTGTAAATAAAGAGGGCTAAATGGAATGAGTGGGTTCTTCTAAGGGCTTCTAcactggtgatgatgatgacatggaTGTTTTGTCTGCATATCGATCCAccgcttctcttctgtgtgctTCAGGAAAAGGTGCAGCTGCAGTACAGACTGTCCTTCACCATGGGGGAACGGGAGAACATTGAGAGCGGCAATCTAGAACAGTTTCCTCCTCCGGAGACGTGGGGGAACCTATAGCGTTCAAATGCGACAGACTCTGCTTCTTCCTAAACCAACTGTCCACCTTGACACTCGGCATAAAGCCCGTTTCCTTTCGGTAATCGCGttgtacttttttcttttgattgtaTGGTTTTCCTTCGGTTGCTCTCATGCGCAGTGTAGTGCGTGCGCTTCGCCTAAAACAAATTGCTCGTCTTTAGGTCTCGTCTACTCTACTGTACGTGGGCAGCTTTAACACAAACCTGCAACGGTTTCCCCAAAAATGTTGCCTTCAtctcagttttctttttaacaacCTTTGATATGAAGAAGTAACTCTGGTCAGGGTACGAGTAGTCTCTCACTTGTTGTGCTCCTTGTTCTCCGGTTCGGTCACAGAATGGTTTACGTTTAGCTTTACCTCTGCATGCTCTGCCAACGTGGGACGCACCGCTTCCAAAAGTCCGGCAAAATAGAGAAACAAGAACTACGTGGCTGCAGCCCTCCTTGGTTCGCGAAGCAACGCTCTGCTTGATCAACTTTCTGTGGTGTCTCGTTTGTGGTTGCATTTAGATCTTTTTTTCTTACTCGGATTGAACCGACGTGATTTGCAGAGATGATTGTGCCGTTTCCATCTTTAGTGAAGAGTTTCCTGATGGTTGCATCTGCTGCCAAATGTGCCTGCGTTGCAGTTCCAGTGTGTTTGGATGGATTTGCTCTCATCTGTTACGTGATGGTTGTTTTCGGTCGACGGAATTCGTCAGAGTTGCAGATCGGCTAAATCATGactatatttaatattaattttcaGTAGGGTAAGGGTTTTGGTTTTCAACTCTTTAGTTTGTGTTATAAGTTAAGTAAGCATTTATTGGGTAACTGAATATCAAATCCTTGTAACTGAGCGGCACCCATCTAACACTTTCAGCTTGTTCCTACAGTCAGAAACCCACATCGGCCCTCAAGTCACATTCCACGGCACTAAAGTATGACTGCTCTGTAAATACCGGCGATGGCAGTTCTGTTACGTACATTTGACTTGTGCAGTGTGCAAGAGGAATTCACTGGTAAAATATTCTGAATGGGAaataaagttcttttttttctcttggtGACCTCGACGCACGTTCATTCGCATTGTAGACGAGGCAGCTTCTACTCTAGAGCGATGCTACTAGCCCCACGAGTCAATGGCTTCAAGGGTTCAGCGATTGAAGAGCTTTATTGAACCGTATAAAGGGAAATCACTGAAGGGGCTTGACCACAGTGCTAACTGAATACATCAAACAAAGGGTGGTCGCCTCTTCAAGACCCATGAAATCAAGATGCATCCCAGAAGATGacgagagaaaagaggaaaagctTATTTCTAGAGAAATTAAACGGCTTTAAACCTTTTCAGCTACACTAATTACGTACACTTGGGattacatttcaaacaaaataatttaacgTCAAAATGTGATGCAGGAAGTAACTTTATCACCTACCTTTGGCACCTAGAGGTAAAAACGAATACGGTAGAaatcctctgcagcagctcagaggaccacgaaacaaaaacatgctgtacaaaaaaaagcttctcgTTCTCAAACCTGACCGAAGGAGTTTCGGTCGCACTCGGTACTTACTGAAATGGTAAATAAAGGTAAACTAAGCAGTTTTGATCCAAACGCCCCGCCTGCATCACGCCGTGCACGACTCAATCATCACATTACTTTCTGCTCGATGAAGATGAAAACTGGAATGGTGCATGTCCCGTCAGGCCCAACATGGGCTGGGGAGGGTTAAGCTGCTGATCCATCAAAGGCTGGGGGCCGGATGTTGGAGGCGGGGCCTGCCCCGCGGACCCAGAACTGGCCCGCGAGCTGCTGTACTGACCACTGCTGCTGTTCTTGTACTGGTCGTACGAGTTGGAACTGGAGCTGTAGCTGCGTCCCTCCCTCCCGCTGCGATCtctgttggaggaggaggaggaggaagagcgatCCCCGTCCCGGCTATCCCGTCCCGTCCCGCTGCTGCGGCGTTCTTTGGCgctcccacccccacccaccgaACGCATCCGCCTGTCACACTCATCCTGATACATCAGGTTGGGATTGTTAGCGATGGAGCTGCCACGGAAACGGGAACGGCCACCTGTTGATGAAGGACGTACAGGAGAAAGCTCCAACACCTCCAAAACATACACGCATCCGTTTAATCGGATCGTTCAGAACATCCTCGTTCCAGAAGCAGTAGACTAGACAACTATTCAAATTCAGAAGTCAAACTAGATCCAAATGTGCCGCATGATAGTTTAATCAAGAAGGAAGAGTCCCTCACCTCCTCCGCGCCCGGTATCAACCAACTGCAGCAGTTTGGGGTTGATGGCCTGCCGGGCCTCCTCCAGCACCCGGATCAGCTCGCGGGCCTGGCGGAGATTCCCTGGAGTAAAGAAGGTGTAGGCAGTGCCCTTGTTGGTGCTCCGTGCCGTACGACCAATGCGGTGGATGTAGTCCTCTGATGAGTTGGGGTAGTCATAATTGATGACAAACTTCACATCCTCCACATCTGGTCATTTCAGGGTTTGGTGTGACGGGGATCAATtaaagggggagaaaaaaaaacagaagcgtAAGTCAGAACAAAACTAACTGGTTTTAGAAACCAATCTACTCCATGGATTTCTATGTTTCTATTGTCAGACagacaataccagagacccatcGTCCTCTCAAAGCGTCACTTACCTGCATCACGTTTAGATACCCTTTACTTACCATGCCAATTACTAAACAGGGATCAATAATCTGGTGCAGTAATTATGTAGCTGCACACATGCAAGTAAATTAGACGCAGCCAAAAGCTGCACAACTGAATGAAGTGATGGAAAAGTTAGTGGTCTGACAAATGATTTCAACAatgtatgaataaaaaaaaaaagagagctgAAAAGAGAGAGTGATTCGTGTGTGAAGGAAAAAATCCAACAGAGATTACTGATCGATGGCCTAAGAATCCATTGATGAAAAACGTAATTCCTTTTCAGAAAGCCTaaaattagaaaaagaaaaggggtGAACTATGGTTTATGATGAGAAGATATTAGAGgactaaaggggggggggggggcaggcgaatgagagaaagagggaaacatTGAAGACATTAGCAAATGAAGGACAGAAAGTAAGGGCATGAAGAAGAGAAACGATATCGGAGGGAGGAAGTAAAGTCGAGTATAAAGgacagcggagggggggggggatcgatcATAGAGGCGGCTCCTCCAGGCCAGGACTCCTGCCAGCCAGGACCAGACATGACGTCCGCAGAGGGAGAGGTCGGCCGGCACAGCCAG from Brachionichthys hirsutus isolate HB-005 chromosome 16, CSIRO-AGI_Bhir_v1, whole genome shotgun sequence includes these protein-coding regions:
- the gga1 gene encoding ADP-ribosylation factor-binding protein GGA1, which translates into the protein MAAPPDAESLESRINRATNPLNRDTDWISIHAFCDQLNNDLEGPQLATRLLAHKVQSPQEWEALQALLVLETCMKSCGKRFHSEVGKFRFLNELIKVVSPKYLGSRSPEPVKKKVLELIYSWTLGLPDEAKISDAYQMLKKQGIIKQDPELPPDKLLNLPPPRPKNAIFEDEEKSKTLSRLLNSSHPDDLKAANKLIKEMVQEDQKRAEKLSKRVNTIHEVKESVGLLTQLLQDYDGAASNQSNAELIQDLYQRCEKMRPTLFRLASDTEDNDEALAEILQANDSLTHVINLYKQQVKGEIVNGNNTLNAQKQTGGTALLDLSGLETSPQSLTPLPEFPTPTDNLSAPSQEMGISLLDDELMSLGLSEGTHTSNPPSHPEDSTAWDSFQSSDSIDTDIPAAPSVLLSPDPPSHSQPLSSCSTPGNSALDELDLLGKTLLQQSLPPESLQVKWDKQQSKPTLRDLQSKSGSSVALNPIPAFSAEPLGATLLDASLTHAENPAAEVTLADVSVPLESIKPSSLLPVTVFDGHSLRVLFHFARDSPPSRPDVLVVIVSMLSSAPVPVANISFQITAPKTMAAKLQPPSGTELPAFNPILPPAAVTQILLLANPNKEKVQLQYRLSFTMGERENIESGNLEQFPPPETWGNL